AGATCCCTTCCCCTATTTCAATAAACAAAACGAACTTACTTTTTGCTAACAGGTTAAATAAGATCCCTTTCCCTATTTCAATAAAAAAAACTAACTTACAGATCGAAGGGGAATAAAGGGGTTCCGACAGGGCGGGATTACAGATTGTTCAGGTTGGAGAAGAATCGCTAATGATCCCTTCCCCTATTTCAATAAACAAAACTTACTTTTTGCTAACAGGTTAAATAAGATCCCTGCCTAAAAGTTTCTGCCTCTTTTGATTTATACACAAATATTGTTCTTCACTTTTAAATGCCTGAGGTCATCTGTCCACATATAAACAGTCGTCCATGTCAGCAGGAAACGACAAATCAGATTAATATCGTGCATCATGTTTGCATTTGTCCTAATGAGTTGAAAATGACAGAGCACTAGGGAATCCATTAGAGTGCTTAAGTCCAGCATTCCCAATATGATGTCAGCCTGACGGAAAGGACTTCAAATTTTCCAAAACATCTGACTAGGGAATAAAACGTACACTTTACAGAGTCACAAACCAATGTGAATCGTGTCAGCAGAAAATGAAAGGTCTGTAAAAATCTGTGGAGACCTTTATGAGTTGCAGGATCACATGCCCATTTGCTTATTTCAAAGTTTGATGAAAGTGCTCTAAAAATCTGTGGAAACCTTAATGAATTGCAGGATCACATGCCCATTTGCTTATTTCAAAGTTTGATGAATTTTGATGACAGAAAAGATGGCAATTCCTAAAGTAGGGGCTCCTCAATGGCTGGAACAAATAAAGAAGACACAAAAGCATGGAGAAGAACAAGGAATAGTATCTCGTGCGCATCCATATATCTTCACTGTACCAGAGCCCCTGCGTATTGAAAGGCCAGAAGCTTATATCCCACAGGTAGTTTCTCTTGGACCTTACCACCATCTTAAGCTTGAATTGTATGATTCTGAAAGATATAAATCTAAGCTTACCATCCAAGTTGAGAAAAAAGCAAAGCAAGGGACTTTTGAGGATTTGGTTGAAGATCTAATTAGTATTGGAGGGGAGATAAGGAACAGCTATAATGATCAAATTGAGTGTGGCGATGAAGTATTAGGGTGGATGATGGCTCGAGATGCTGTGTTTATTCTGGAGTTTATTGGCTGTTACGACCAATATGAAAGCCCTAGAATTCAACAGACAAACCCTTATTTTCAGAACATTGAAGCTGTTTTTCATCCACAAAGGAAGAGCCCTTTGTTCTTCCCACTTCAGGCCGATATATTTAAGCTGGAGAACCAAATCCCACTTTTCATTTTGAAAAAAGTTTTGGAATGGCAGACTGGCTCAGAGAGTCAAGCTTTAAACAGGCTTAAAATGACTATTTCAAGTGCCTGTAAAAATTTCTCCCCTTTCATGCATGTTGGAGATTCTTATCGTTCTTTTACACGAGAATCCTACAATGATTTGCTTGATGAGAGGCACATACTGGAATGCCTTTATAATTTCATCGTGCCGAAGACAAATCCTATTCAGACTAGTTTCCCCATTGGAGATGATCATAATGGAATTGTACCCAGGAGCACTGCTTTTAAGTTTCTTCATCAGATGACATCAAAATTTAGGGGGCTTTTGTCTCCCAAATCCCGTAAAAATGACATAAATCTACCTGCAGCAGCAGAATTACACAGGAAAGGGGTGAAATTCTCTCCTTTCACATGGGCATCCGAAGAGATAAGGTTTGATAGAGCCAGCTCTACTCTGTTCCTCCCTTGTATAGAGATGGACTACAGAACAGATGTGTTCTTGAGGAATATGGTGGCACTGGAAGCATTCATGAAGTGGAAAACTAGAGTGTTTACTTGCTATGTAGATCTGATGGACAGATTGGTCGACACTCCAAGTGATGTTGCAGTCCTGAAGAAATATGGTATCATCTATAGTAGTTTAGGATGTAATAAAGAGATAAGCATTCTGTTGAATGGCATCCGCAGATCAATATGGAGGAGCCCATATGATCCTATCGACAATACAATCAACGCTGTAAATGATTATTACAGAAGTAGGTATGTAGTTTTATGTGGTGAAGTCCTACAGGAACATTTCTCAAAGCCATGGCAAGCTGCATCAGTGATAGCTGCATGCACTCTGCTGCTCCTGACTTTTTTGCAGACATTATTCACATATCTTCAACTTCACTAAGGATGTGAACCCAGTTACTCAAGTGCACATAATTTCTCTTTACAGTATTTTATGTCTCTGTCTGTAATAATACCTAGCTAGTCCAGTTTTGCCTAAGGTAATGAACACCATAAACCAGATTCATATATATATGGTTGTGAGAAGCTGATGAATTTAAAATCTTCTGAAACATTGTTTCAAGCTGTAGAGTGAACATGTATGGGTTTCTGACTGTCCCAAACTGTTATTCTTGACACTGTAGATTCCTCTGTATTTTCAGTCATGTTCATTATTTCAGAGATTTGATATAATTTTGATCATGATAAAAGAGTTTGCTTTGTTAGATTACACAAGCACTCATAAGTGACAGGAGCAATGAGACATACTTGTGCTTCCGGCCTAATTTATTTGGATTCTATACTTGAGTTGTTTGCAGGAATTGAGAATGAGAATCTCTCAGAACAGTGTAATACAGAGCATCTGCATTAAAAAATCCATTCACACCATCTTAAATGTAGGCTTTTCAATGTTATTAATAGCTGTGGGTTCAACTGCTGAGGTGTTTGGAACATCAACCTTCTGTTATGTAAAAGAAGTTTTTGGTGGTGACTAATTAGGATATGGAGAGGCTTCGGATCTAGTTTTAGAGTGGGGGAGTAGGGGTTCATAAAGAACAAAAATATCCTACAGAATTAATTGGAATCCTTTCTTCCTAATTTTCAGGACTCTAGTTTTGGAAGTTTTTTCTAATACTTGTCAATCAGCTGAAGTATTAGATTTCCatcagaaaaaaaattgaaaagaaaacgattttatttattttaatttctgtATTTACAGTTGATTTCAGCAACTTTTCTAAATTTTGGAGCTTAAAATTTTAAGGGGCTTCAGGATCTATTTTAAGGAGCCCGAGGTGTGATGAAGTCAAAAACAATTGCtagttgtttttttttaatatactaAATAACAAAATGAATGAAACCACCAGCTTCGTTAGATTTTGAAGTTTAAACTTTAAATCTGAACTGCACTGCAAAATTTATAAGACCTTCTACttcaaaataatcctaaaaaaaTCTCAACACCACACTAAATTTTATAAAGAAGCCCTCATCCATGAAACCCTCAAAATCTATTGACTGTAATAACATGTGTTCCTGTtttcaggaattaagagggagtagAAGTTTCAGGGTAGAAAAGGATCTTAATTTAAATATTCATAAGGAGGTAGGAGAGTATATGGCTAGATAAATAGGTGGTGAGGTAATTTCCTGTTCATAGGAAAAAGACGAGACTCGTGTAAGCTTTGACCTGTAAATAGAATGACTATATTTTTGTGTTTCACTGTCTTACTGTTGAGTTTTTCCTTCCTCTCTGTAGGCTGTGTTTTGAGAAGACTGTTGAATGTTTCTATGTTCAACAGAGAAGCTGAAGATCGGCTCTCTCATGACACAAATCAGATTTGTAAGGAGAATCTGCTTCAATTTATTCAGCCCTACACCCATAACAAGATAATCCAGCCTACTATCCCTGCCAAAAAAGAAAATGGTTGTCATCAAAAGTGATGTTTTGCATTGATGAAATAGAAAATAGAGTATGGTTGCTCAAGGAAAAGAATCCTATTTGCAGATACTGTGGCGCTTTTCTTATACCCAAAACTCTAAAAATCTCAGTGGAAGAAAATTAGAAACTCCTGAGATCTATAAGTAATCTCAGGATCCCAAAAGGATACTTCATGGCTATCTTCTCCACCAAATAAGAATAAGATCTGGTTGTCAAGGAGACCTGCAAGTATATGAAAAACCTTGATGCAGCACTAATCTCCCATCTTTAATCCCAAAGAGATCTTCCAACCATAAGTCCTATGGGTTAACTGTTAAGCTATCCTTGCTATCCAGTGAATATTGGCAATGGTGACGATATCAGGGTGTAAATTCTTCTATCTCAGCTCAAGGAGAAGGTTTGTCTAATTTTAATGGAGATACTGAAACAGAAGGCTAAGATTGGAATGGTGTTGGATGAACGTCTAGTTGCTTTCTTAGTCAACATCCTTTTTCTGTAATTTTCTATTGTCAATTTTGTTGATTTTAAAATCTCAGATTAACTGTAACAACAAAAATCAGAATTGTATCTTTGATAATTTTAATTTCCAGCTTATATTAACCTGTAGGTTAAATGATTAATAATGAACATTTAAACAAACATAGTAGAAGTTGAATGCATGAAACAACATAGACACATAACACAAGTTACCTTgggaaacctccctcttggaggaaaaacccaacatgaattgatcctcagatctgattataaaTTGGATGTAACATTCTGAGTACAAGACTTATCTCTTAGGGCTGATGAAGATGATCAAACAACAATTTGTTTTATGCTCCTTTGATGGCTAGGTCTGCACACAAGATAGTCTTAGATTTGAACTTTTATACGCACCAGATCTGCACTTTTGGTGCACTTTAGGTCTGCACCAAATCTGCACTTTAGTCACACCTTAAGTCTGCACCAAGTGCGCACCGATCTGCCCTTCATCCTTGCATCTGCACTTGCCTGCACTGCACTCTCTGTGCACTGATTTGCATTGCACCAGCCCGTACCAAGGTGTACATCAAGTGCACATCCATCTGCACTTCTTCACACCTGGGCTGCTTCAAGTGCATACATAGTTCGCACCTTTCAAagatgagatttgtgctccaagtGCACACACAGTTCACACCCTTAGAAGGATAATCTCGCACCTTTTCTGGAGAACTTTGCACCTACTAGCTGAGATAATTCGCACATATGACTAAAGAAGTTCACATAGAGCAGAGAGGTATTTCACCTTGAATGAATAGTATAAATGACTTGCAATTGTTGCTTGTATATATATGCAAGATGTGAGACCCAACTTTTGGGTCGGCTCAATAACTTTTGGCGCCAAACAATATTTTAGTTTACATGCCACATATGGGTCCTATCTTTGGTGCCTAAGTTACATGCTAAATGATATGACTTTGGGTCCATACTTTTGACTAGGTGTGGCCTTTAGTTTTGGACATAATACAATAAGGATAGGGTCCAACCCTATAAAGATTCACATAATATTGGAATAGGGCCCAACCCTATTTATAATGAATTCTAATGTTGCCTTTGGCAATTAGAATTCATCTTTTATTTTGCTTCCTAGTTACAaaaaaatcaacactccctcttaactagggagaaaAATAATCTTACAACCAAGTTACGTGATTAGTGCCCAGCCCTAAGTAATACATTCAATGTTCAATTTGTAATCCGAACTTAGCTATCAACTTCAATACTCCTTAGAGAGGATCACAATAAGTAGCTTGTAATAACATCACATAATAATagcccatagtatccatcttgcaTTCCTTGTAGAGGATGAATCCAAACTTTAACATGCACGCCTGCAAGTCATTAATTCATACATAAGTATATTCATGCACATCGtggactctttccatgatatccatcattcATTGTCTGCCAAGGATGAAGGAGAACTTTCAATTTTAATCTTCTCTCAGAGAAGATTGCAACACCATCTTTATTTCCATTTTGCACATAAGTATCCTCCTTaatcttctcccagagaagaatgcaatacctttacctcaatcttctcccagagaagaatgtaacatcataatctttcatcttgcacacaagcatagaatggatccataataaacataatcttccatcttgcacacaagcaaagaatggaataaacataatcttcatcttgcacacaagcaaagaatggaataaacataatcctccatcttgcAAATAAGCAAGAAATGGAATagacataatcagaatattgtagtctttCATCTTGCACACATGCATACAATGGAACTACATAATATAATCTTCCAgttcgcacacaagcatagactggatccaccttacattgcccacagagggtggagaggatcttttctaccatcttacattgcccgcagatgatggttaacaattactcttctccctgagaagattacaataccatcttacattgattgtaaaggatggttaacaattactcttctccctgagaagatagcaataccatcttacattgcctgcagaggatggttaacaattacttttctccctgagaaaattacaataccaccttacattgtccgcagagggtggtttgatacaacacaatgtatcactgaggttgagactccctctcaaccaaggcggtgttctccacagctccaaaattctatctcaagcttcaagagacttggtgagaacatttgcaacacaggattgtcctgccataaaacactgaattgtAAGATATTTATATACAATTttgataataaatcaaaacaacttTAACAAGAATCTTgagaagccacactgcttctcttgagGCAACACTTGCAACAGTGAATTAGCTTCAACAgtactcaatgcaactgaggaTTGTTCACTGTAGGCCCAATAGATCATAGAGTATCCaagttgaaggaaatgcttgaactGTCTTCCTTATCTGTAGCATTTCTTGTTCAATCAGAACTTGAGataatcttctaaggtgattacaGCTTCAACTCAAAAATCATATGTGCTTTGAAAAGTATTTCAGGGTATGCTTAGCAACAATCATGCTTAG
The nucleotide sequence above comes from Cryptomeria japonica chromosome 11, Sugi_1.0, whole genome shotgun sequence. Encoded proteins:
- the LOC131037644 gene encoding putative UPF0481 protein At3g02645 yields the protein MAIPKVGAPQWLEQIKKTQKHGEEQGIVSRAHPYIFTVPEPLRIERPEAYIPQVVSLGPYHHLKLELYDSERYKSKLTIQVEKKAKQGTFEDLVEDLISIGGEIRNSYNDQIECGDEVLGWMMARDAVFILEFIGCYDQYESPRIQQTNPYFQNIEAVFHPQRKSPLFFPLQADIFKLENQIPLFILKKVLEWQTGSESQALNRLKMTISSACKNFSPFMHVGDSYRSFTRESYNDLLDERHILECLYNFIVPKTNPIQTSFPIGDDHNGIVPRSTAFKFLHQMTSKFRGLLSPKSRKNDINLPAAAELHRKGVKFSPFTWASEEIRFDRASSTLFLPCIEMDYRTDVFLRNMVALEAFMKWKTRVFTCYVDLMDRLVDTPSDVAVLKKYGIIYSSLGCNKEISILLNGIRRSIWRSPYDPIDNTINAVNDYYRSRYVVLCGEVLQEHFSKPWQAASVIAACTLLLLTFLQTLFTYLQLH